A stretch of the Cellulomonas sp. WB94 genome encodes the following:
- a CDS encoding HNH endonuclease: MVVTRTRKARAARRRKRRMDRVEHDLTDEQWAALRSAWGGCAYCGATDKPLQRDCVLPISRGGRYTLDNIAPACGSCNASKCNAEVTAWLRRKKLDERAFLLRHVEISAALVRRFAVEPDPGSAPAEPSAP, translated from the coding sequence ATGGTGGTGACCCGAACCCGCAAGGCCAGGGCAGCCCGCAGGCGCAAGCGCCGGATGGACCGCGTCGAGCACGACTTGACCGATGAGCAGTGGGCGGCGCTGCGATCCGCCTGGGGCGGCTGCGCATACTGCGGCGCGACAGACAAGCCACTGCAGCGCGACTGCGTCCTGCCGATCTCCCGCGGCGGGCGCTACACGCTCGACAACATCGCGCCGGCCTGCGGCTCGTGCAACGCGAGCAAGTGCAACGCCGAAGTGACCGCCTGGCTGCGGCGCAAGAAGCTCGACGAACGCGCCTTCCTGTTGCGCCACGTCGAGATCTCCGCGGCGCTCGTACGGAGGTTCGCCGTCGAACCCGACCCCGGGTCTGCGCCCGCTGAACCGAGTGCGCCCTGA
- a CDS encoding exonuclease SbcCD subunit D, translating to MRVLHTSDWHLGRTLHGVDLLDHQAAYLDHLVDLTRSEGVGAVLVAGDVYDRAVPPVEAVVLLSETLARLAEHATVVVTPGNHDSAARLGFGAAIMRDRIQVRTRVAGLAEPVVLPDDAGDLLVYALPYLDPDVVRRELSGDDVNDPASAPLPRSHEAVVSAAMTRVRRDLATRVDAAARSGRPRPRAVVMAHAFVVGGEPSESERDIRVGGVDHVPAGVFAGMDYVALGHLHGPQRVGAPEGSVLRYSGSPLAYSFSEQHHHKSTVLLDLGSGTVEPELVPAPVPRRLADVIGTLEDLLGAAGEPHLDDWLRVTVTDAHRPADLYRRVKERFAHALVIQHRPPERASDRAGATVVTSANDPLVVAAEFVVHVTGAEPTEAELAVLRRAYEQVTAGERSA from the coding sequence ATGAGGGTGTTGCACACGTCGGACTGGCACCTGGGCCGCACCCTGCATGGCGTCGACCTGCTCGACCACCAGGCCGCCTACCTCGACCACCTCGTCGACCTGACTCGGTCCGAAGGCGTCGGCGCGGTGCTCGTAGCAGGCGACGTGTACGACCGTGCCGTCCCTCCCGTCGAGGCCGTGGTCTTGCTGTCCGAGACGCTGGCCCGGCTCGCCGAGCATGCGACGGTCGTCGTGACCCCGGGCAACCACGACTCGGCGGCGCGGCTCGGTTTCGGCGCCGCGATCATGCGCGACCGGATCCAGGTGCGCACGCGCGTCGCCGGTCTCGCCGAGCCCGTCGTGCTGCCCGACGACGCGGGTGACCTGCTCGTCTACGCGCTCCCGTACCTGGACCCCGACGTGGTCCGCCGCGAGCTCTCTGGCGACGACGTCAACGACCCGGCTTCCGCACCGCTGCCGCGCTCGCACGAGGCTGTCGTCAGCGCGGCGATGACCCGGGTACGCCGGGACCTCGCGACCCGGGTCGATGCAGCCGCGCGGTCCGGCCGGCCGCGCCCGCGCGCCGTCGTCATGGCCCATGCGTTCGTCGTCGGCGGCGAGCCGAGCGAGTCGGAACGGGACATCCGGGTCGGGGGAGTCGACCACGTGCCCGCGGGGGTGTTCGCGGGCATGGACTACGTCGCGCTCGGGCACCTGCACGGACCGCAACGCGTCGGCGCCCCCGAGGGGTCGGTGCTGCGCTACTCCGGCTCTCCGCTCGCGTACTCGTTCTCCGAGCAGCACCACCACAAGTCGACGGTGCTGCTCGACCTGGGCTCGGGCACGGTCGAGCCCGAGCTCGTCCCGGCGCCCGTCCCGCGCCGGCTCGCAGACGTCATCGGCACCCTCGAGGACCTCCTCGGCGCGGCCGGCGAGCCCCACCTCGACGACTGGCTGCGCGTCACCGTCACGGACGCCCACCGGCCCGCCGACCTGTACCGCCGCGTCAAGGAGCGGTTCGCGCACGCGCTCGTCATCCAGCACCGTCCGCCCGAGCGCGCGTCGGACCGCGCCGGAGCCACGGTGGTCACCTCGGCGAACGACCCGCTCGTGGTGGCGGCCGAGTTCGTCGTTCACGTGACGGGCGCGGAGCCCACCGAGGCCGAGCTCGCGGTGCTGCGCCGCGCGTACGAGCAGGTCACCGCAGGCGAGCGGAGCGCCTGA